From Streptomyces mirabilis, a single genomic window includes:
- the pspAA gene encoding PspA-associated protein PspAA, translating into MIMRILGEGQYEIADEHLDRLNELDSALQTAAEGGDEATFTTALSTLLDAVRSIGTPLPDGRITPSDLVLPDETSSLTQVRELLSDEGLIPG; encoded by the coding sequence ATGATTATGCGGATTCTCGGGGAGGGCCAGTACGAGATCGCCGATGAGCACCTCGACCGGCTCAACGAGCTGGACTCCGCCCTGCAGACGGCCGCCGAAGGAGGCGACGAGGCGACGTTCACCACCGCCCTGTCGACCCTGCTCGACGCGGTGCGCAGCATCGGCACACCTCTGCCGGACGGGAGGATCACGCCGTCCGACCTCGTGTTGCCCGACGAGACAAGCAGCCTCACGCAGGTGCGGGAACTGCTCTCCGACGAGGGCCTGATCCCGGGGTGA
- the lnt gene encoding apolipoprotein N-acyltransferase — protein sequence MKPWISAALRTLAPAASGGLLLYAAFPPLGLWFLAPLGPALLALAARGRSKRAAFAAGTVFGLVFFGPLIVWLANLGTLPWLALTVVQALVLGLAAIPLPKLLSLPGWPVFAAAWWVAVEAVRGRAPLGGFPWGRLAFSQADAPYAAWAALGGAPLLTFVTALLGSLLLYAATAPADRRRKVLAAACAGAATLVAVPLTLPSAGPVKRTAVVAVVQGNVPRTRSLAEQARVRGVAANHARETARLAAAVRRGGAERPDVVLWPENALDSDPTRDPVLGSLVADSVRALDRPLLVGAILRGPRDTSYNAGQLWLPGQGPVAFYAKRQLVPFGEYIPARGLLGGLGSLQLIPRDFTPGSSTKPLVAGRVRIGDVICYEIAYDGRVRDSVRAGANLLVVQTNNATYERAFEGGESDQQLAMARIRAIEFGRAVAVSSTSGVSALVAPDGRVTDRAGTWRSATLKRRVPLMEGRTVAERVGTWPEALLAGPAVAGLAAGLLRRRRPSAGPSAGFPLSEETPHKTSLPAAAGR from the coding sequence GTGAAGCCCTGGATCTCCGCCGCCCTGCGCACGCTTGCCCCGGCCGCCAGCGGCGGTCTGCTGCTGTACGCGGCCTTCCCTCCCCTCGGCCTGTGGTTCCTCGCCCCGCTCGGCCCGGCGCTCCTCGCACTCGCGGCACGCGGGCGCTCCAAGCGGGCGGCCTTCGCGGCCGGCACCGTCTTCGGGCTGGTCTTCTTCGGGCCGCTGATCGTCTGGCTGGCCAACCTGGGCACGCTGCCCTGGCTCGCCCTCACCGTCGTACAGGCGCTGGTCCTGGGCCTGGCGGCGATCCCGCTGCCCAAGCTGCTGTCCCTGCCCGGCTGGCCGGTGTTCGCCGCCGCCTGGTGGGTGGCGGTGGAGGCGGTGCGCGGCCGGGCGCCGCTCGGCGGCTTCCCGTGGGGCCGGCTCGCCTTCAGCCAGGCCGATGCCCCGTACGCCGCCTGGGCCGCGCTCGGCGGAGCCCCGCTGCTCACCTTCGTCACGGCCCTGCTGGGCTCGCTGCTGCTGTATGCCGCGACGGCGCCTGCGGACCGGCGGCGCAAGGTGCTCGCCGCCGCCTGCGCCGGGGCCGCGACGCTGGTCGCTGTACCGCTGACCCTGCCCAGTGCCGGTCCCGTGAAGCGGACCGCTGTGGTGGCCGTCGTCCAGGGGAACGTGCCCCGCACCCGCTCCCTGGCCGAGCAGGCCCGCGTCCGGGGCGTGGCCGCGAACCACGCGCGCGAGACCGCCCGGCTGGCGGCGGCGGTACGCCGGGGTGGCGCCGAGCGCCCCGACGTGGTGCTGTGGCCGGAGAACGCCCTGGACAGCGACCCCACCCGCGACCCGGTGCTCGGCTCCCTGGTGGCGGATTCCGTACGAGCCCTGGACCGCCCGCTGCTCGTCGGCGCCATCCTGCGCGGCCCGCGTGACACCTCGTACAACGCCGGACAGCTGTGGCTGCCCGGACAGGGCCCGGTCGCCTTCTACGCCAAGCGGCAGCTCGTCCCCTTCGGGGAGTACATCCCGGCCCGGGGCCTGCTCGGCGGTCTCGGCTCGCTTCAGCTCATCCCGCGCGACTTCACCCCGGGCAGCTCGACGAAACCCCTCGTGGCGGGCCGGGTCCGCATCGGCGACGTGATCTGCTACGAGATCGCGTACGACGGACGGGTGCGCGACAGCGTGCGGGCGGGCGCCAATCTGCTGGTCGTCCAGACCAACAACGCCACCTACGAGCGCGCCTTCGAAGGCGGGGAGTCCGACCAGCAGCTGGCGATGGCCCGGATCCGGGCCATCGAGTTCGGGCGGGCAGTCGCCGTGTCGTCGACCAGCGGGGTCAGCGCCCTCGTCGCGCCGGACGGGCGGGTCACCGACCGGGCGGGCACCTGGCGCTCGGCCACCCTTAAGCGGCGGGTGCCACTCATGGAGGGCCGCACCGTCGCCGAGCGCGTCGGCACGTGGCCCGAGGCACTGCTGGCCGGGCCGGCGGTGGCGGGGCTAGCGGCCGGGCTGCTCCGCCGGAGGCGACCGTCCGCCGGCCCGTCCGCCGGTTTCCCCCTCTCCGAAGAGACTCCCCACAAGACTTCGCTACCCGCCGCCGCAGGCCGCTGA
- the lgt gene encoding prolipoprotein diacylglyceryl transferase, producing MQLAYLPSPSTGVVHLGPIPLRAYAFCIIIGVFVAVWLGSRRWQARGGGRHTIADIAIWAVPFGIVGGRLYHVITSYELYFGEGRNWVNAFKIWEGGLGIWGAIALGAVGAWIGCRRHGVPLPAFADAVAPGLALAQAIGRWGNWFNQELYGRATTLPWGLKIDSAHRPVGSPDVATYHPTFLYESLWNIGVALLVLWADRRFKLGHGRAFALYAAAYTAGRFWIEYLRIDEAHRILGLRLNDWTSVLVFTAAVAYLVVSTRQQPGREELTDPEALTVPEQKKANAA from the coding sequence ATGCAGCTCGCCTACCTGCCCAGCCCGTCGACCGGAGTCGTCCACCTGGGCCCCATCCCGCTGAGGGCCTACGCCTTCTGCATCATCATCGGCGTCTTCGTGGCGGTCTGGCTCGGCTCCCGGCGCTGGCAGGCGCGCGGCGGCGGCAGGCACACCATCGCCGACATCGCGATCTGGGCCGTGCCGTTCGGCATCGTCGGCGGCCGGCTGTATCACGTGATCACCAGCTACGAGCTGTACTTCGGCGAGGGCAGGAACTGGGTCAACGCGTTCAAGATCTGGGAAGGCGGCCTCGGCATCTGGGGTGCGATCGCCCTCGGCGCCGTCGGCGCCTGGATCGGCTGCCGCCGTCACGGCGTGCCGCTGCCCGCCTTCGCCGACGCGGTCGCTCCCGGCCTGGCACTGGCGCAGGCGATCGGCCGCTGGGGCAACTGGTTCAACCAGGAGCTGTACGGCAGGGCCACCACTCTCCCCTGGGGGCTGAAGATCGACTCCGCGCACCGCCCGGTCGGCAGCCCGGACGTGGCAACGTACCACCCGACATTCCTGTACGAGTCCCTGTGGAACATCGGCGTCGCGCTGCTGGTCCTGTGGGCCGACCGCCGCTTCAAACTGGGACACGGCCGAGCCTTCGCCCTGTACGCCGCCGCGTACACCGCCGGCCGCTTCTGGATCGAGTACCTGCGCATCGACGAGGCCCACCGCATCCTGGGGCTGCGCCTGAACGACTGGACCTCGGTCCTGGTGTTCACCGCCGCCGTCGCCTACCTCGTGGTCTCGACCCGTCAGCAGCCCGGCCGGGAAGAGCTGACCGACCCCGAGGCCCTGACCGTCCCCGAGCAGAAGAAAGCGAACGCGGCATGA
- a CDS encoding PspA/IM30 family protein — MSSIAHRIAALFRIKANKALDKAEDPREVLDYSYEQQLEMLQKVRRGVADVATSRKRIELQISQLQQSSGKLEGQAQQALATGREDLAREALTRRTAVASQITDLETQHASLQEQEEKLALSTQRLQAKVDTFRTRKETIKATYTAAEAQTHITEAVTGIGEEMGDVGLAMQRAQDKTEQLQARAGALDELLASGALEDATLPAGRDDIQAELERVTAGSDVDKELARMKAQLPASAAPAAVEGGEPPKGPPDQEATS, encoded by the coding sequence ATGAGCAGCATCGCTCACCGCATAGCCGCCCTGTTCCGGATCAAAGCGAACAAGGCCCTGGACAAGGCCGAGGACCCCCGCGAGGTGCTGGACTACTCCTACGAGCAGCAGCTGGAGATGCTGCAGAAGGTACGCCGCGGCGTGGCCGATGTGGCCACCAGCCGCAAACGCATCGAGCTGCAGATCAGCCAGCTGCAGCAATCCAGCGGCAAGCTGGAGGGACAGGCTCAGCAGGCGCTCGCCACCGGACGTGAGGACCTCGCCCGCGAGGCCCTGACCCGGCGTACCGCGGTGGCCTCGCAGATCACGGATCTGGAGACGCAGCACGCCTCGCTGCAGGAGCAGGAGGAGAAACTCGCGCTGTCCACCCAGCGCCTGCAGGCGAAGGTCGACACCTTCCGTACCCGCAAGGAAACGATCAAGGCCACCTACACCGCGGCCGAGGCCCAGACCCATATCACCGAGGCCGTCACCGGCATCGGCGAGGAGATGGGCGATGTCGGCCTGGCCATGCAGCGCGCCCAGGACAAGACCGAACAACTGCAGGCCCGCGCGGGTGCGCTGGATGAACTGCTCGCCTCCGGCGCGCTGGAGGACGCCACCCTCCCGGCCGGCCGTGACGACATCCAGGCCGAGCTCGAGCGCGTCACCGCGGGCAGCGATGTGGACAAGGAACTGGCCCGGATGAAGGCCCAGCTCCCAGCGTCCGCCGCCCCAGCGGCGGTGGAGGGCGGGGAACCCCCGAAGGGCCCGCCGGACCAGGAGGCGACGTCATGA
- the mgtA gene encoding magnesium-translocating P-type ATPase, whose product MVTAAPAPSAAVVGIAAAAAQPAGEVLRGLEVSGAGLSAREAGRRLQRWGPNAVHSHRARLLLVLWHQLRSPLLGLLLTAAVISYFVGERSDALIIGVIVALSVGLGFANEFRAEKAAESLHAQIRHWAVTLRDGSPAEVEVTALVPGDVVELRLGDVVPADLRLLEVNGLECSESVLTGESLPVGKDTAPVPAGTALAELSGCALMGTVVHSGSARGVVVSTGAGTEFGKIAAGLSTHQLETEFQVGLRRFSMFLVYVAGSLTTSIFVINVALHKPLIDALLFSLAIAVGITPQLLPAVVSTSLAAGSRRMSRRKVLVKRLVCIEDLGDVDVLFTDKTGTLTQGRIDFMRAVPTGGESPQDVLRWGLLCTENELDESHVVGGNPLDAALWESPAAASQRPAATRWTRVGLLPFDHERRMVSVVVAGGSGTTTLVTKGAPETVLERCVDVPDAARRALEAEFAAGNRVVAVATRPAPGTAGPAPADERDLRLAGLLVFLDPPKHDAGQALLRLAGLGVTVKIVTGDNPAVATKVCHDLGLSDVGALTGADLDTMDDAQLAAAIARTTVFARVSPEHKARIVRVQRQTGGDVGFLGDGVNDALALHAADVGISVDSATDVAKDAADVILLEKDLDVLADGVAEGRRIFANTIKYVLMGTSSNFGNMFSAAGASLFLSFLPMLPSQILLNNLLYDTSQLAIPTDEVDEEQVRRPAHWDIGFIRRFMVYFGPISSLFDFATFAVMLWAFHSGPAQFRSGWFVESLATQTLVIFAIRTRRIPFWHSHPSVPVALTTACVVVVGAILPATPLAHTLGFQPLPTAFFAALATMVVGYLGLVEIGKRLFYRTARAPARPQPAAGHRHLRRRAGRFSTADRLQRPASSRYRRPAGIGRRQRV is encoded by the coding sequence ATGGTGACCGCGGCCCCGGCACCGTCGGCGGCCGTGGTCGGTATCGCGGCTGCCGCCGCTCAGCCCGCCGGGGAGGTTCTGCGCGGCCTGGAGGTGAGCGGCGCGGGACTGTCCGCGCGAGAGGCCGGGCGGCGGCTGCAGCGCTGGGGGCCGAACGCGGTCCACTCGCACCGCGCCCGCCTGCTGCTGGTGTTGTGGCATCAGTTGCGCTCGCCACTGCTGGGCCTGCTGTTGACCGCCGCCGTGATCTCGTACTTCGTCGGTGAGCGCAGCGACGCGCTGATCATCGGGGTCATCGTGGCGCTCTCCGTCGGCCTGGGGTTCGCCAACGAGTTCCGGGCGGAGAAGGCCGCCGAATCGCTGCACGCCCAGATCCGCCACTGGGCGGTCACACTGCGCGACGGCAGTCCGGCGGAGGTGGAGGTTACCGCCCTGGTCCCCGGCGATGTGGTGGAGCTGCGGCTGGGCGATGTCGTCCCCGCCGATCTGCGGCTGCTGGAGGTCAACGGGCTGGAGTGCAGCGAGTCGGTGCTGACCGGTGAGTCGCTGCCGGTCGGCAAGGACACCGCCCCGGTCCCGGCCGGTACTGCGCTGGCGGAGCTGTCCGGATGCGCGCTGATGGGCACCGTCGTGCACTCCGGCAGCGCCCGCGGCGTGGTGGTGTCCACCGGGGCGGGCACCGAGTTCGGGAAGATCGCGGCCGGGCTGAGCACCCATCAGCTGGAGACCGAGTTCCAGGTAGGACTGCGCCGCTTCTCGATGTTCCTGGTGTACGTGGCCGGGTCGCTGACCACGTCGATCTTCGTCATCAACGTCGCCCTGCACAAGCCGCTCATCGACGCGCTGCTGTTCTCGCTGGCGATCGCGGTCGGCATCACCCCGCAACTGCTGCCCGCGGTGGTCTCCACCAGCCTGGCCGCCGGGTCGCGGCGCATGAGTCGTCGGAAAGTGCTGGTCAAGCGGCTGGTGTGCATCGAGGACCTGGGCGACGTCGATGTGCTGTTCACCGACAAGACCGGCACGCTGACCCAGGGACGGATCGACTTCATGCGGGCAGTTCCGACCGGCGGCGAGTCCCCGCAGGACGTGCTGCGCTGGGGACTGCTATGCACCGAGAACGAACTCGACGAAAGCCACGTGGTGGGCGGTAACCCATTGGACGCCGCGCTGTGGGAGTCCCCCGCCGCCGCCTCCCAGCGCCCGGCCGCCACCCGCTGGACGCGGGTCGGTCTGCTGCCCTTCGACCATGAACGGCGGATGGTCTCCGTCGTCGTCGCCGGCGGCTCCGGCACGACCACCCTGGTCACCAAGGGCGCGCCCGAGACCGTACTGGAGCGCTGTGTGGACGTGCCCGACGCCGCCCGCCGGGCGCTGGAGGCGGAGTTCGCCGCCGGGAACCGGGTGGTCGCGGTGGCGACCCGGCCCGCCCCCGGGACGGCCGGTCCGGCCCCCGCGGACGAACGGGATCTGCGTCTGGCCGGGCTGCTGGTCTTCTTGGACCCGCCGAAGCACGACGCGGGCCAGGCGCTGCTCCGGCTCGCCGGTCTCGGTGTCACCGTCAAGATCGTCACGGGTGACAACCCGGCGGTGGCCACCAAGGTCTGCCACGACCTGGGCCTCAGCGATGTCGGCGCGTTGACCGGCGCCGACCTCGACACCATGGACGATGCGCAGCTCGCCGCCGCGATCGCCCGCACCACGGTGTTCGCCCGGGTCAGCCCGGAACACAAGGCCCGTATCGTCCGCGTCCAGCGGCAGACCGGCGGTGACGTCGGCTTCCTCGGTGACGGCGTCAACGACGCGCTCGCCCTGCACGCCGCCGACGTGGGCATCTCGGTCGACTCGGCCACCGACGTGGCCAAGGACGCCGCCGACGTCATCCTGCTGGAGAAGGACCTCGACGTACTCGCGGACGGCGTCGCCGAGGGACGGCGGATCTTCGCCAACACCATCAAGTACGTGCTCATGGGAACGTCCAGCAACTTCGGCAACATGTTCAGTGCCGCCGGCGCCTCGCTGTTCCTGAGCTTCTTGCCGATGCTGCCGTCGCAGATCCTGCTCAACAACCTGCTCTACGACACCAGCCAACTGGCCATCCCCACCGACGAGGTCGACGAGGAGCAGGTCCGCCGCCCCGCCCACTGGGACATCGGCTTCATCCGCCGCTTCATGGTCTACTTCGGGCCGATCAGCTCGCTCTTCGACTTCGCGACGTTCGCCGTCATGCTGTGGGCCTTCCACTCCGGACCGGCGCAGTTCCGCTCCGGCTGGTTCGTGGAATCCCTCGCGACCCAGACCCTGGTGATCTTCGCGATCCGCACGCGCCGCATCCCGTTCTGGCACAGCCACCCCAGTGTCCCGGTGGCGCTGACCACCGCCTGCGTCGTCGTCGTGGGCGCCATCCTCCCGGCCACCCCGCTGGCCCACACCCTCGGCTTCCAGCCCCTGCCGACGGCTTTCTTCGCCGCGCTGGCCACCATGGTCGTCGGCTACCTCGGCCTGGTCGAGATCGGCAAGCGGCTCTTCTACCGCACCGCCCGCGCCCCCGCCCGCCCCCAGCCAGCCGCCGGCCACCGCCACCTGCGCCGCCGCGCCGGCCGCTTCAGCACCGCCGACCGGCTCCAGCGGCCGGCGAGTTCCCGCTACCGCAGGCCGGCCGGAATCGGCCGACGGCAGCGGGTATGA
- a CDS encoding cytochrome c oxidase assembly protein — protein sequence MMPLAAGGGQHVLTLPELTGGRFLDTWRPDPAAIVVAVLLGGLYLWGVVRLHRRGERWRFGRTTAFLVIGLGTIVFATMSALAVYSRLLFWPAAVQNVLLDLIAPIGLALGDPLSLALRALPPHLSTRVRRAMTGRVVRLLTYPLVSSLLVVATELGIYFTPYFATALRVGAVHELMYLHLLVSGCLFVLPMLAGEELLPAWCTHPVRAALVFLDGVFDAIPGLVVMTSSTLLAGRWYAAQGRDWGPNVQRDQMIGGGAMISIAELVGLLFLIAMLAEWARNEKATTAALDRRLDAELERVPPPMADTAAETGAGDAEADRVRPWWETDPGIVGQRFRAARRTQDTPPRRP from the coding sequence ATGATGCCGCTCGCGGCCGGCGGTGGCCAACACGTCCTGACGCTGCCGGAACTGACCGGTGGCCGCTTCCTGGACACATGGCGGCCGGACCCGGCGGCTATCGTCGTAGCGGTGCTCCTCGGCGGGCTCTACCTGTGGGGCGTGGTCCGGCTGCACCGCCGCGGAGAACGCTGGCGGTTCGGACGGACGACCGCCTTCCTGGTGATCGGTCTGGGCACGATCGTGTTCGCGACGATGTCCGCCCTGGCCGTGTACAGCCGCCTCCTGTTCTGGCCGGCCGCGGTGCAGAACGTCCTCCTCGATCTGATCGCCCCGATCGGCCTGGCCCTCGGCGATCCGCTGTCCCTGGCCTTGCGGGCACTGCCGCCACACCTCTCCACCCGCGTGCGCCGTGCCATGACCGGACGGGTCGTACGCCTGCTGACCTATCCGCTGGTCAGCTCCCTGCTGGTGGTCGCCACCGAACTGGGCATCTACTTCACCCCGTACTTCGCCACGGCGCTGCGCGTCGGCGCGGTGCACGAGCTGATGTACCTGCACCTCCTCGTCTCGGGCTGCCTGTTCGTGCTGCCCATGCTGGCCGGGGAGGAACTGCTGCCGGCCTGGTGCACCCACCCGGTGCGCGCGGCACTGGTGTTCCTGGACGGCGTCTTCGACGCCATCCCCGGACTGGTGGTGATGACCAGCAGCACGCTTCTCGCCGGGCGGTGGTACGCCGCCCAGGGACGCGACTGGGGTCCGAACGTGCAGCGCGACCAGATGATCGGCGGCGGAGCGATGATCTCCATCGCAGAACTGGTGGGCCTACTGTTCCTCATCGCCATGCTCGCGGAGTGGGCGCGCAACGAGAAGGCCACCACGGCGGCGCTCGACCGGCGGCTGGACGCCGAACTGGAGCGCGTCCCCCCACCGATGGCCGACACGGCAGCAGAAACCGGCGCCGGTGACGCCGAAGCCGACCGGGTACGACCGTGGTGGGAGACCGACCCGGGCATCGTCGGGCAACGCTTCCGCGCCGCACGCCGCACACAGGACACGCCACCCAGGCGCCCGTAG
- a CDS encoding M23 family metallopeptidase — protein sequence MTDEQYPFGGATTHALNNWQGGGGEYGPQSVQPGGVGYDSYVPADQWGVAHGYGDPLYGAQPGDWGYEIPPVHGVHPDTHLPQAVGGHATATIWETETACHEAVLDIPSPVPPEALGLTDASDQWGTAHPAATGWSEPAELPNGGHYTWSTPTAASTSAWEAAPHEEPGSFLDAPAHSGPVDAPAHQPPPGPEYEPALSDGNTESSAEYTSQPEGSRNASEETVATIPAPRRSDRRNRRASARRSAFLTVAAPSVAVLGMAGFAAASVGLGDRARDTTQADADTSPLTASSGVGNEFDTQLAELPGDARDFANRASRAQERVDLQQRRLEEQKLRHEEAARKKAEAAHREALRPKYALPVAQRGVGELFGAVGSMWSNRHTGLDFPVPMNTPVMAATDGTVQAKWNQFYGNMVIVTAPDGTETWYCHLASARFRSGSVKAGEVIAYAGSSGNSSGPHLHLEVHPGGGAAVDPLAWLRSHGLDPT from the coding sequence GTGACCGACGAGCAGTACCCCTTCGGGGGCGCGACCACCCATGCTCTGAACAACTGGCAGGGAGGCGGTGGCGAGTACGGACCCCAGAGCGTCCAACCCGGCGGCGTGGGTTACGACTCGTACGTCCCAGCCGATCAGTGGGGCGTTGCCCATGGCTACGGTGATCCGCTGTACGGAGCTCAGCCCGGCGACTGGGGATATGAGATACCGCCGGTTCATGGCGTGCATCCCGACACGCACCTGCCGCAAGCCGTCGGCGGCCACGCCACCGCCACCATCTGGGAAACGGAGACCGCCTGCCACGAAGCGGTCCTGGACATACCAAGTCCCGTTCCACCGGAGGCCCTCGGCCTCACGGACGCGAGCGACCAGTGGGGTACCGCCCACCCGGCAGCGACAGGGTGGAGCGAGCCGGCCGAGCTGCCCAACGGCGGTCATTACACGTGGAGTACCCCCACCGCTGCGTCCACGTCCGCCTGGGAAGCGGCTCCGCACGAGGAGCCCGGCTCGTTCCTCGACGCACCCGCCCACTCCGGCCCGGTCGATGCGCCCGCCCACCAGCCGCCGCCCGGCCCGGAGTACGAGCCGGCCCTCTCCGACGGAAACACTGAGAGCAGCGCGGAGTACACATCCCAGCCGGAGGGTTCCCGAAACGCCTCAGAAGAGACGGTGGCGACCATCCCCGCACCGCGTCGCTCCGATCGCCGCAACCGCCGGGCGTCGGCCCGGCGGTCCGCGTTCCTCACTGTCGCCGCTCCCTCAGTCGCCGTCCTGGGCATGGCGGGCTTCGCCGCCGCCTCCGTCGGCCTCGGCGACCGGGCCAGGGACACCACGCAAGCCGACGCCGACACAAGCCCGCTCACCGCATCGTCAGGCGTCGGCAACGAGTTCGACACGCAACTCGCCGAACTCCCGGGCGACGCCCGCGACTTCGCCAACCGGGCCAGCCGGGCCCAGGAGCGGGTCGACCTTCAGCAGCGGCGACTGGAGGAGCAGAAACTCAGGCACGAGGAAGCCGCGCGGAAGAAGGCGGAGGCGGCGCATCGAGAGGCGCTCCGCCCGAAGTACGCGCTCCCCGTCGCCCAGCGCGGGGTCGGCGAGCTGTTCGGGGCGGTCGGTTCGATGTGGTCGAACCGGCACACCGGACTCGACTTCCCGGTCCCCATGAACACGCCCGTGATGGCCGCGACGGACGGCACCGTCCAAGCGAAGTGGAACCAGTTCTACGGAAACATGGTCATCGTGACCGCCCCCGACGGCACGGAGACCTGGTACTGCCATCTCGCCTCCGCGAGGTTCCGCTCGGGTTCCGTCAAAGCGGGCGAGGTCATCGCCTACGCCGGCAGCAGCGGCAACTCGTCGGGCCCACACCTGCACCTCGAAGTGCACCCAGGCGGAGGCGCCGCGGTCGACCCGCTGGCGTGGCTCCGCAGCCACGGCCTCGACCCGACGTGA
- a CDS encoding universal stress protein, with product MLVLGSRGIGRVEGFFLGDIGLHVVARADRPVVLVRADEQQDDQAACAEDPGVVVGLSLRPTCEEVLEFAFGAAARRGSALRAVHCMSLPVPASAFWSTSSEAAEAVARAAGQELRRTLRPWQEKFPRVRVLDEVIFDSASRAMAHGASGSALLVVGRRRDRPALTPGLGPVAHAAIHHALCPVAVIAHD from the coding sequence ATGCTGGTGCTGGGCTCGCGAGGCATCGGCCGGGTCGAGGGCTTCTTCCTCGGCGACATCGGTCTGCACGTGGTGGCACGAGCCGATCGGCCCGTCGTCCTGGTCCGCGCCGATGAGCAGCAGGACGATCAGGCAGCCTGTGCGGAGGATCCCGGCGTGGTCGTGGGACTGAGCCTGCGCCCGACGTGCGAGGAGGTGCTGGAGTTCGCGTTTGGTGCCGCTGCCCGTCGCGGCAGTGCGCTGCGTGCCGTCCACTGTATGAGCCTGCCGGTCCCGGCCTCCGCGTTCTGGTCCACGAGCTCCGAGGCCGCCGAAGCTGTCGCGAGGGCGGCGGGCCAGGAACTGCGCAGGACGCTCCGCCCGTGGCAGGAAAAGTTTCCCAGGGTGCGGGTCCTCGACGAAGTCATATTCGACAGCGCCAGCCGGGCCATGGCGCATGGGGCGTCAGGATCCGCCCTCCTGGTCGTCGGCCGGCGGCGCGACCGCCCTGCCCTGACACCGGGCCTCGGTCCGGTGGCCCACGCCGCCATTCACCACGCTCTGTGCCCGGTCGCTGTCATCGCTCACGACTGA
- the htpX gene encoding zinc metalloprotease HtpX produces MRSRFAPDRQLTARMLLTMFLLGLLYVAFIAVLIALLKSVVVVVAIAGALLGAQYWFSDRIALYAMHGHLVTAEEEPQLHGVVDRLCAAADMPKPRVAVSHMDLPNAFATGRNANHAVVCVTTGLQRRLETDELEGALAHELSHVAHRDVAVITIASFLGVIAGLIVRFAFYSQLFGGRDQRDQNTAVLLMAVMAVSALVYAISFLLIRALSRYRELAADRAGAMLTGKPSALASALTKVSGDIARIPTEDLRTAQAFNAFFFTPALGPGTAVANLFSTHPRLERRLEALAEISAQLGKAA; encoded by the coding sequence ATGCGCAGCCGCTTCGCCCCCGACCGGCAGCTGACCGCCCGCATGCTGCTCACGATGTTCCTGCTCGGGCTGCTGTACGTGGCGTTCATCGCCGTGCTGATCGCGCTGCTCAAGTCCGTCGTCGTGGTGGTCGCCATCGCCGGTGCCCTGCTGGGAGCCCAGTACTGGTTCTCCGACCGGATCGCCCTGTACGCCATGCACGGCCACCTCGTCACGGCTGAGGAAGAGCCCCAGTTGCACGGGGTCGTCGACCGGCTGTGCGCCGCCGCGGACATGCCCAAACCACGGGTGGCCGTCTCCCACATGGATCTGCCCAACGCGTTCGCCACCGGCCGCAACGCCAACCACGCCGTGGTGTGCGTGACCACCGGGCTCCAGCGCCGCCTGGAAACCGATGAACTCGAAGGCGCGCTCGCCCACGAGCTGTCCCACGTCGCACACCGTGATGTCGCGGTGATCACCATTGCCTCGTTCCTGGGCGTGATCGCCGGCCTCATCGTGCGTTTCGCCTTCTACTCGCAGTTGTTCGGCGGACGCGATCAGCGCGACCAGAACACCGCCGTACTGCTCATGGCCGTGATGGCGGTCTCCGCCCTGGTCTACGCGATCAGCTTCCTGCTCATCCGGGCGCTGTCCCGCTACCGCGAACTGGCCGCCGACCGCGCCGGCGCCATGCTCACCGGAAAACCCTCCGCCCTGGCCTCGGCGCTGACCAAAGTCAGCGGCGACATCGCCCGTATCCCTACTGAGGACCTGCGCACAGCCCAGGCGTTCAACGCGTTCTTCTTCACCCCGGCTCTCGGGCCCGGCACGGCGGTGGCCAACCTCTTCTCCACCCATCCCCGTCTGGAACGTCGCCTGGAGGCGCTCGCGGAGATCTCCGCTCAACTGGGGAAGGCGGCGTGA